From Erigeron canadensis isolate Cc75 chromosome 5, C_canadensis_v1, whole genome shotgun sequence:
CATAATAAAAGAGGCCTACATCAGTTACATAAGATGTTGTTAGTTACACAACCATATAAACCATGTTTTAACATTAGGGAtggcaaaatggatgggttgATAACAGGTAACTTAACAGCACGGGTTAGGTTGAGCTGAAACATATATTGTCCTATGTTTTTAATTAGTGTGTCACATATaattacaaaagttatataatttcAATATTAATCTATAACTTTAATCAAAATGACCTAGCACAATTTCCAACAATATTTGACCCAACTCCTTTCACAATATGTTTTTCAACTTTcccattaaaaataatatatagcccaaatcaacccattcataagaTAATGGCTAGAAATTGCCACTACacaaaaaatgaaacaagaaaaATGAATGAATAACATATTAACTGGTTCGTACCATAAACCACACCAACTCATTACTTGCAACAGAACGTGTAAATTCATTCTGCTTCAGCATTTCGTGAATATTAGCATAGACCTtccaaaataaatattaaatcagCCATTCAGACAATTAATTAATTGCCTTGATAAGACCACCAGCGTTTTTGTTATCattatcaaaaaagaaaaaaaaaaaaagaaggcaGAAGTTTACCTGGTGATGGTATTTTAGGGTGGTCTTAGATAACCTTCTATAACCACGAAGAACTTTCTTAGTGTAAGGCTTTAAGAACATGTGTGCCTTTTTAATATGAGGTCTCAATGTGTTCGAAAGCTGATTGATGTAGGGATTTATGAACTTCTTAGCTTCCTGAAACAATACGGAACaagtttttaagttttaacacaatttatattcatatataatacTAGATATGAAAAAACGGTTGGTGTGTCTTTGACCCACACTTTTTTGTTCACTTTAAATTTCTTTAGATAACTAGAACGTTAAATATGATTCTAACACTAAACAATAGTAATCTTATCTTCTGTATGAATATTAAGAAGGTGCAGGCTTTAAAAGTAACTTTGGAATTGGACCTATTTGAGCCATTAACCAGTATCCTTTTTAGTTAAATATTATTTACCGCCTCACTAGATAAAACTTGTGACCCAAATCGACCCATTTAGTAATAATTGGGCCaatattgccacctctaataaATAAACACTCCCACAAATCTAAGAATCAAATGAATGGACAAAACCTACAGGACCTTAACGTACGGATCCAACATAGTTTGTATGTTGGTAATGTGAGGCCCTAGCTTTTCCCTAGAGTCATGGTAAAATTCAACAGTCTTGGCAGTAAATATTTGCACATGTGGTTCCATATCTGTCACAAATGTAAGCCACTGCTCCTTTATGGTAGGGATCCACTTCTGCAAATACGAATATAATCATTAATAGTAGAAAGACCAGTCAAGAAACAAAACTTggtgaaaagaaataaaagccTGATAGAAGTTCTGAACAAAAAAGTAACCTAGCCTGGCCAACCcgtacaaaaatttaaaaagtcctttttgacccgttacccaacctgcTCAACCCACAAATTTGCCACGCCTAGAAAATACAGAGCTTATGCATATTCAGAGCAGCAACTATAACTTTATGGAGACCAACTTACCATGTGTGCCTCCTCAATGTAGGGTTGTGCCCAAATTTGCACTTGAGCTTTTGTTTCCAGTACCTACAAACAATGTTTAAATCTTGTAAGAAGATGCATGACCAAATGTAATTGGTCGCTAACAATAACATGTCTACTGCAATCACAAAATTcgtaattatattaaaataacaaatgaCTGGAAAACCTTTTGAACTGTAATATCCAAAGCTGGTCTTCCATATACATTCCAATGAGTTACCATGACAGACTGCACATTGAAAACAAGATGCATGATCAGATGAAATATTCCAATTAAGCCCAAACCACAGAGAGCAGAGAGATAGAGAAGTAGCAATTCCAAACCATTTACTTGCAGAGTTGATTCCAATTTTGTTTTacttataaacaataaatttataatggacaaaatgataaaacaaaaacaGATCAAATGGGTTGAACGGCTTAAATTTCACCCAAAGACAAGTTATGTTGTACTGACCTATTTCAGGTAAGACACAATATTTATAGGAAATCGGACAAAGAGTGTTTCAGGTCAATCCAAACAAGACTAATGCAAGAAGATTTCTCGTTTTGACATGTTACCCAGCCCACCATTGGTTCAGCTATAGATATGCATGTTACAATACGTAGAATACATACCTGATAGTGAACTAAATAAACTGACAGCCAAGGTGGTAACCAAGACTCATAGACCTGATGCACAAACAGCTTATATACGATAAGCGTTGGTAATTAATAAGAGCAATAAGATTACTAGAAACTAAACGCAACTGAAGAGTAAAGAGAACATCTAAATATGGAGAGATAAATCAACACGCAATGACAATGACAGTTGGAAGCATATACCTCTGCCAGTTTCTTAGAGTGCCTAGCACCTATAAATTGGGCTCTGATTCTTTCTTCCTGGAGAATTGAAGATACATTGGGCTCACACAAATCATCTAAacattttgccattttggaataCTGGAAAACCCAAGTTTTCAACATACCTCAGCCTTCTGTAGAGCAAGTTctgtattaaaaattataatcttCTGTTCTTCGTTAATCCTCTGGAGCTgtaagaagagaaaaaaatgaaacgaAAAAGAAAGATTTATAAACATACCAaagaacaaaaattaaaatacttgtatgATCAGAAATGACTGCCTTAACATAATCTAGTTTCTCAAATTTCTGGTTAcagaaaaagaatatatttcATGGTTACCTTTTCGAGTTTCTCGTTCAATTCTGCAATTTTACTCTCAGCAATATTTATTCGAGCTTCCATTTCATCCCTTTTTATGCTTTGTTTTG
This genomic window contains:
- the LOC122600378 gene encoding uncharacterized protein LOC122600378 isoform X2, translating into MAAPKRRRLLSITLLLIFFLNISSSQTLPDTNNDFDSNSDSDSDSILNIKHQQLLAKILILETSIDERSREVNSKDERIKQLETVVLEKSNSLASLRSEIQSLQKKESFDAKEQEAEANAQAGELEKQVEILNEEIAKQSIKRDEMEARINIAESKIAELNEKLEKLQRINEEQKIIIFNTELALQKAEEERIRAQFIGARHSKKLAEVYESWLPPWLSVYLVHYQSVMVTHWNVYGRPALDITVQKVLETKAQVQIWAQPYIEEAHMKWIPTIKEQWLTFVTDMEPHVQIFTAKTVEFYHDSREKLGPHITNIQTMLDPYVKEAKKFINPYINQLSNTLRPHIKKAHMFLKPYTKKVLRGYRRLSKTTLKYHHQVYANIHEMLKQNEFTRSVASNELVWFMASFIMVFPVLIILSWVATLFSKKPRRHTRGPHTSHTRRKARRVHPDKTNLSR
- the LOC122600378 gene encoding uncharacterized protein LOC122600378 isoform X1; translation: MAAPKRRRLLSITLLLIFFLNISSSQTLPDTNNDFDSNSDSDSDSILNIKHQQLLAKILILETSIDERSREVNSKDERIKQLETVVLEKSNSLASLRSEIQSLQKKESFDAKEQEAEANAQAGELEKQVEILNEEIAKQSIKRDEMEARINIAESKIAELNEKLEKLQRINEEQKIIIFNTELALQKAEEERIRAQFIGARHSKKLAELFVHQVYESWLPPWLSVYLVHYQSVMVTHWNVYGRPALDITVQKVLETKAQVQIWAQPYIEEAHMKWIPTIKEQWLTFVTDMEPHVQIFTAKTVEFYHDSREKLGPHITNIQTMLDPYVKEAKKFINPYINQLSNTLRPHIKKAHMFLKPYTKKVLRGYRRLSKTTLKYHHQVYANIHEMLKQNEFTRSVASNELVWFMASFIMVFPVLIILSWVATLFSKKPRRHTRGPHTSHTRRKARRVHPDKTNLSR